The following coding sequences lie in one Phragmites australis chromosome 8, lpPhrAust1.1, whole genome shotgun sequence genomic window:
- the LOC133926142 gene encoding protein DWARF AND LOW-TILLERING-like, with protein sequence MLAGCSFSSSRHQMSTAQRFDVLPCGFSKRGNRGDGSAAPRVAGDARSGGPTCSFRAHPAPPVTQAVSWGANPEPGGNGTGVWERSRAVKRAHEEDAVEEYGGPIVRAKRTRMGGGDEVWFHQSIAGTVQAAGTGEGEEAEEEKVFLVPSAAAFPHGMAAAGPSLASAKKEEFSKSPSNSPSSSGGTDGGSSAVPPPEVHAREAMELVGALTACADSLVACNQDAANCYLAHLGEMASPAGPTPMHRVAAYFAEALALRVVRMWPHVFDVTPPRELTDGAVSDDDATALRILNAITPIPRFLHFTLNERLLRAFDGHDRVHVIDFDIKQGLQWPGLLQSLAARANPPAHVRITGVGESRQELQETGGRLGHLAAALGLAFEFHAVVDRLEDVRLWMLHVKRGECIAVNCVLAAHRLLRDETGAALADFLGLARSTGAAILLLGEHEDALNSGRWEARFARSLRYYAAAFDAVDAAGLADASPARAKAEEMFAREIRNAVAFEGADRFERHETFAGWRRLMEDGGFKNAGIGDREAMQGRMIARMFAPGNYSVQAQGDSEGLTLRWLDQVMYTVSAWTPASDGAGGSTVSASASTTASHSQQS encoded by the coding sequence ATGTTGGCTGGTTGCTCCTTCTCGTCTTCGAGGCATCAGATGAGCACAGCGCAGCGCTTCGACGTCCTCCCCTGCGGCTTCTCCAAACGGGGCAACCGTGGCGACGGCAGCGCCGCCCCGCGCGTGGCTGGCGACGCCAGGAGCGGCGGCCCCACCTGTTCCTTCCGTGCTCACCCAGCGCCGCCGGTAACCCAGGCGGTGTCCTGGGGCGCCAATCCGGAGCCCGGCGGCAATGGCACCGGTGTCTGGGAGAGGAGCAGAGCTGTTAAGCGGGCCCACGAGGAGGACGCCGTTGAGGAGTATGGCGGCCCCATTGTTCGCGCCAAGCGGACGAGAATGGGCGGCGGAGATGAGGTATGGTTCCATCAATCCATTGCAGGGACAGTGCAAGCAGCTGGGACAGGTGAAGGAGAAGAAGCTGAGGAAGAGAAGGTCTTCTTGGTGCCGAGCGCCGCGGCGTTCCCCCACGGCATGGCGGCCGCGGGGCCATCGCTGGCCTCGGCCAAGAAGGAGGAGTTCAGCAAGTCGCCGTCCAACTCGCCATCCTCATCGGGCGGCACGGACGGCGGCTCTTCGGCGGTGCCGCCGCCCGAGGTCCACGCACGAGAGGCGATGGAGCTCGTGGGTGCGCTCACCGCGTGCGCCGACTCCCTCGTCGCCTGCAACCAAGACGCTGCGAACTGCTACCTGGCGCATCTCGGTGAGATGGCCTCGCCGGCGGGGCCCACGCCGATGCACCGCGTGGCCGCCTACTTCGCAGAAGCGCTCGCACTCCGCGTGGTGCGCATGTGGCCGCACGTGTTCGACGTTACCCCGCCACGGGAGCTCACCGACGGCGCCGTCAGCGACGATGATGCCACGGCGCTGCGGATACTCAACGCCATCACCCCGATCCCGCGGTTCCTGCATTTCACTCTCAACGAGAGGCTGCTTCGCGCGTTCGACGGCCACGATCGCGTGCACGTCATCGACTTCGACATCAAGCAGGGGCTCCAATGGCCGGGCCTGCTCCAGAGCCTCGCCGCTCGCGCGAACCCCCCGGCGCACGTGCGGATCACTGGCGTCGGCGAGTCCAGGCAGGAGCTGCAAGAGACTGGCGGGCGGCTAGGGCACTTGGCCGCCGCGCTCGGTCTCGCGTTCGAGTTCCATGCCGTGGTGGACCGGCTCGAGGACGTTCGCCTGTGGATGCTCCACGTCAAGCGCGGCGAGTGCATCGCCGTGAACTGCGTCCTCGCAGCGCACCGCCTGCTCCGCGACGAGACTGGCGCTGCGCTCGCCGACTTCCTCGGGCTCGCGCGCAGCACGGgcgccgccatcctcctcctgggcgagCACGAGGACGCTCTCAACTCCGGGCGGTGGGAGGCGCGCTTCGCGCGTTCGCTGCGGTACTACGCCGCGGCGTTCGATGCGGTGGACGCGGCCGGGCTGGCGGACGCGAGCCCGGCGAGGGCCAAAGCGGAGGAGATGTTCGCGCGGGAGATCCGCAACGCGGTGGCGTTCGAAGGCGCGGACCGTTTCGAGCGGCACGAGACCTTCGCAGGCTGGCGGCGGCTCATGGAGGACGGCGGCTTCAAGAACGCCGGCATCGGCGACCGGGAGGCGATGCAGGGGCGCATGATCGCGAGGATGTTCGCGCCTGGCAACTACAGCGTGCAGGCGCAGGGCGACAGCGAGGGGCTCACGCTCCGGTGGCTGGACCAGGTGATGTACACCGTGTCCGCGTGGACGCCGGCGAGCGACGGCGCAGGAGGCAGTACGGTGTCTGCGTCTGCATCCACCACAGCATCCCATTCTCAGCAAAGCTGA
- the LOC133926145 gene encoding uncharacterized protein LOC133926145 isoform X1, whose protein sequence is MMSSSGDPKRKAMCRSVWLRRQRAKTKHHGSWVSLPRTKGPRCQQGDISDVAKNTVPVLELDKFPEDVLHHIHSLVPLRDAARAACVSRSFLRSWRRFPNLTFSWETLGLHMNEGERAMKLRNIIHHILENHCGTGVKTVKFLVRPCLNAITANDLDIWLEAAVKSGIEELAVDLPQDHGLEYSFSCLLLSCAARSLQSFSLSYCAFHPTLIIGCLKNLRSVCLRLVHITEEELGCFFSCTISLEKLEVSQCNEITLLKIPSHLQQLSILRVFLCRRLQMIQIYAPKVTTFSFGGPPTRISIRNSPQLKTMAMDGLCYSRMFEFALTRINHSIASNLQTLILSSSSEATNMPASSAKFLHLRHLKICCCGFLRIDFFSLISFLKASPALETFFLSAGKPFDLRQDSILEDSNADSSHLRRIPEFHHDNLKKVSITGFCSAKSLIELTCQILENSSSLQCLVLDTTNGYNNTGICGYMEKKAVMEALRGVEAIKKYVNGKIPSGVKFVVLEPCDRCHIPKL, encoded by the exons ATGATGAGCAGCTCTGGGGATCCAAAGAGAAAAGCCATGTGCCGGTCGGTGTGGCTCCGGCGGCAGCGAGCCAAAACGA AACACCATGGATCGTGGGTTTCATTACCTAGAACAAAGGGTCCACGTTGCCAACAAGGTGATATTTCAGATGTTGCCAAAAACACTGTGCCAGTACTCGAGCTTGATAAATTTCCGGAG GATGTCTTGCACCATATACATTCCCTTGTGCCACTACGAGATGCTGCCCGTGCTGCCTGTGTTTCTCGTAGTTTTTTACGCTCATGGAGACGCTTTCCTAACCTTACATTCAGTTGGGAAACATTGGGGTTGCATATGAATGAGGGCGAAAGGGCAATGAAACTTCGGAACATAATCCACCATATTCTTGAAAACCACTGTGGCACTGGGGTGAAGACAGTTAAGTTTCTAGTTCGCCCTTGCCTTAATGCCATCACGGCCAACGATCTTGACATTTGGCTTGAAGCTGCTGTTAAATCTGGAATCGAAGAACTTGCTGTGGACCTTCCTCAAGATCACGGTCTAGAGTACAGCTTTTCATGTTTGCTTTTATCTTGCGCTGCAAGATCACTTCagtctttctctctctcatattGTGCTTTTCATCCGACACTAATAATTGGCTGCTTGAAAAACTTGAGAAGTGTGTGTCTGAGACTTGTCCACATTACTGAGGAGGAACTAGGATGCTTTTTCTCCTGTACAATTTCCTTGGAGAAGTTGGAAGTTTCCCAGTGCAATGAAATCACTTTATTGAAGATACCTTCTCATCTGCAGCAGCTTAGTATCCTGCGGGTGTTTCTATGCAGAAGGCTACAGATGATACAAATCTATGCTCCGAAGGTCACTACTTTTTCGTTCGGAGGGCCCCCGACGAGAATATCGATCCGCAACTCGCCTCAACTGAAGACAATGGCTATGGATGGTCTTTGTTACTCTCGCATGTTCGAGTTTGCTCTGACCAGGATTAATCATTCCATCGCGTCGAATCTTCAAACCCTTATCCTGTCCTCATCATCGGAG GCCACCAATATGCCAGCGTCATCTGCCAAATTCCTCCACCTCAGGCACTTGAAAATTTGCTGTTGTGGCTTCCTGaggattgattttttttctctgatttcTTTTCTCAAAGCTTCTCCTGCACTGGAAACTTTCTTCTTATCG GCAGGTAAACCTTTTGATCTAAGGCAGGACTCAATTCTTGAAGATTCCAATGCAGATTCATCACATCTAAGGCGGATTCCAGAATTCCACCATGACAACCTCAAGAAAGTGTCCATCACTGGATTCTGCTCTGCAAAGAGCTTGATTGAGCTAACATGTCAAATTCTTGAGAATTCGTCGTCTCTACAGTGCCTTGTGCTCGACACTACCAATGGCTATAATAATACAGGCATATGTGGATATATGGAGAAGAAAGCTGTCATGGAAGCCCTCAGAGGTGTTGAGGCTATCAAAAAATATGTGAATGGCAAAATTCCCTCGGGTGTTAAATTTGTGGTTTTGGAGCCCTGCGACCGGTGCCATATTCCCAAACTTTAG
- the LOC133926145 gene encoding uncharacterized protein LOC133926145 isoform X2, whose translation MCQGKRESTNGIISPMDILALSVMHYHAMQSTCANKDVLHHIHSLVPLRDAARAACVSRSFLRSWRRFPNLTFSWETLGLHMNEGERAMKLRNIIHHILENHCGTGVKTVKFLVRPCLNAITANDLDIWLEAAVKSGIEELAVDLPQDHGLEYSFSCLLLSCAARSLQSFSLSYCAFHPTLIIGCLKNLRSVCLRLVHITEEELGCFFSCTISLEKLEVSQCNEITLLKIPSHLQQLSILRVFLCRRLQMIQIYAPKVTTFSFGGPPTRISIRNSPQLKTMAMDGLCYSRMFEFALTRINHSIASNLQTLILSSSSEATNMPASSAKFLHLRHLKICCCGFLRIDFFSLISFLKASPALETFFLSAGKPFDLRQDSILEDSNADSSHLRRIPEFHHDNLKKVSITGFCSAKSLIELTCQILENSSSLQCLVLDTTNGYNNTGICGYMEKKAVMEALRGVEAIKKYVNGKIPSGVKFVVLEPCDRCHIPKL comes from the exons ATGTGCCAAGGCAAAAGGGAATCCACTAACGGCATTATAAGTCCCATGGATATCCTTGCTTTATCTGTCATGCATTATCATGCAATGCAAAGTACGTGTGCTAACAAG GATGTCTTGCACCATATACATTCCCTTGTGCCACTACGAGATGCTGCCCGTGCTGCCTGTGTTTCTCGTAGTTTTTTACGCTCATGGAGACGCTTTCCTAACCTTACATTCAGTTGGGAAACATTGGGGTTGCATATGAATGAGGGCGAAAGGGCAATGAAACTTCGGAACATAATCCACCATATTCTTGAAAACCACTGTGGCACTGGGGTGAAGACAGTTAAGTTTCTAGTTCGCCCTTGCCTTAATGCCATCACGGCCAACGATCTTGACATTTGGCTTGAAGCTGCTGTTAAATCTGGAATCGAAGAACTTGCTGTGGACCTTCCTCAAGATCACGGTCTAGAGTACAGCTTTTCATGTTTGCTTTTATCTTGCGCTGCAAGATCACTTCagtctttctctctctcatattGTGCTTTTCATCCGACACTAATAATTGGCTGCTTGAAAAACTTGAGAAGTGTGTGTCTGAGACTTGTCCACATTACTGAGGAGGAACTAGGATGCTTTTTCTCCTGTACAATTTCCTTGGAGAAGTTGGAAGTTTCCCAGTGCAATGAAATCACTTTATTGAAGATACCTTCTCATCTGCAGCAGCTTAGTATCCTGCGGGTGTTTCTATGCAGAAGGCTACAGATGATACAAATCTATGCTCCGAAGGTCACTACTTTTTCGTTCGGAGGGCCCCCGACGAGAATATCGATCCGCAACTCGCCTCAACTGAAGACAATGGCTATGGATGGTCTTTGTTACTCTCGCATGTTCGAGTTTGCTCTGACCAGGATTAATCATTCCATCGCGTCGAATCTTCAAACCCTTATCCTGTCCTCATCATCGGAG GCCACCAATATGCCAGCGTCATCTGCCAAATTCCTCCACCTCAGGCACTTGAAAATTTGCTGTTGTGGCTTCCTGaggattgattttttttctctgatttcTTTTCTCAAAGCTTCTCCTGCACTGGAAACTTTCTTCTTATCG GCAGGTAAACCTTTTGATCTAAGGCAGGACTCAATTCTTGAAGATTCCAATGCAGATTCATCACATCTAAGGCGGATTCCAGAATTCCACCATGACAACCTCAAGAAAGTGTCCATCACTGGATTCTGCTCTGCAAAGAGCTTGATTGAGCTAACATGTCAAATTCTTGAGAATTCGTCGTCTCTACAGTGCCTTGTGCTCGACACTACCAATGGCTATAATAATACAGGCATATGTGGATATATGGAGAAGAAAGCTGTCATGGAAGCCCTCAGAGGTGTTGAGGCTATCAAAAAATATGTGAATGGCAAAATTCCCTCGGGTGTTAAATTTGTGGTTTTGGAGCCCTGCGACCGGTGCCATATTCCCAAACTTTAG
- the LOC133926146 gene encoding LIMR family protein Os06g0128200-like → MGDFNLALVIVAVVVSVLVLLVSVYLLINYQHPDDANQAYFPKFVVVLGLTVAVLSILMLPADVANRQACKRAIYSGACSLTLPMKTLWLAVYIADAVLVFLVIPFAMFYYEGDQDKSVGKRLRNALMWVFAYAVVCGLVLGILYGLVGKVDFTVRHLSSSVQTFPNSFSLFSSGQPCISPLTRQCAASTALANSLTTWTMRATFPEYVVALATIVGSVLFTIFGGVGIACFPLGLIFSFVRRPKAVITRSQYIKEATELGKKARELKKAAEALHQEERSGNKGRKWRKNVKAVEKELLLLEDDMKALEEMYPQGEQAEATWAFTVLGYIGKLIFGVVGLIISIAWVAHIIIYLLIDPPLSSFLNEVFIKLDGVWGLLGTAAFAFFCFYLLIAVIAGEMMLGLKLVFITIHPMKWGGTLMNSFLFNVGLILLCSISVIQFCATAFAYYAQATAAQEIFGHTLQSLRGIKYLYKYNVFQYGFVALAILTLLYYAIFGWRKRKPTGRFQLAK, encoded by the exons atgggggACTTCAACTTGGCGCTGGTGAtcgtggcggtggtggtgagcGTGCTCGTGCTGCTCGTCAGTGTCTACCTGCTCATCAACTACCAGCACCCCGACGACGCCAACCAGGCCTACTTCCCCAAGTTCGTCGTCGTGCTGGGCCTCACCGTCGCCGTCCTCTCCATCCTCATGCTCCCGGCCGACGTCGCCAACCGGCAGGCATGCAAGAGGGCCATCTACAGCGGCGCCTGCAGCCTCACGCTCCCTATGAAGACGCTCTGGCTCGCCGTCTACATCGCCGATGCCGTCCTCGTCTTCCTCGTCATACCCTTCGCGATGTTCTACTACGAGGGCGACCAGGACAA GTCCGTGGGGAAGAGGCTCAGGAACGCTCTCATGTGGGTCTTCGCCTACGCGGTGGTCTGCGGCCTCGTCCTCGGCATCCTATACG GACTTGTTGGTAAAGTGGACTTCACTGTCAGGCACCTATCTTCATCGGTCCAGACATTTCCAAACTCATTTTCTTTATTCTCAAGCGGTCAGCCTTGCATCAGTCCATTGACTCGTCAG TGTGCCGCTTCTACTGCACTGGCTAACTCTCTAACTACTTGGACAATGCGCGCTACCTTCCCTGAATATGTAGTGGCTCTTGCTACTATTGTTGGATCCGTGCTTTTCACA ATATTCGGTGGTGTCGGCATTGCTTGCTTTCCATTGGGACTCATATTCTCTTTTGTCCGGCGTCCAAAAGCTGTCATTACACGCTCACAATATATAAAG GAAGCAACTGAATTGGGAAAGAAAGCCAGGGAGTTGAAGAAAGCAGCTGAAGCCCTTCATCAAGAAGAGAGAAGCGGGAACAAGGGCAGGAAATGGCGCAAAAACGTGAAGGCTGTGGAGAAG GAATTATTACTTCTGGAAGATGACATGAAGGCTCTAGAAGAGATGTACCCTCAAGGAGAACAG GCTGAGGCTACTTGGGCATTCACAGTACTTGGGTACATTGGAAAACTTATATTCGGTGTTGTTGG GTTAATTATATCAATAGCTTGGGTTGCGCATATCATCATATACTTGTTGATTGATCCTCCTCTATCTTCTTTCCTGAATGAAGTCTTCATAAAGTTGGATGGTGTTTGGG GTCTGCTTGGGACTGCTGCCTTCGCATTCTTCTGCTTCTATCTCCTTATTGCAGTGATTGCTGGGGAGATGATGCTTGGCTTGAAATTAGTTTTCATCACCATTCACCCAATGAA atgggGTGGCACTTTAATGAACTCTTTCCTGTTTAATGTTGGGCTCATTCTACTTTGCTCCATCAG TGTGATTCAGTTCTGTGCCACAGCTTTTGCCTATTATGCACAAGCAACTGCCGCTCAGGAGATCTTTGGCCACACATTGCAATCTCTCCGTGGAATTAAGTATCTTTACAA GTACAATGTTTTCCAGTATGGCTTTGTTGCTCTTGCCATACTCACACTCTTGTACTATGCGATATTT GGATGGCGTAAGAGGAAGCCAACAGGAAGGTTCCAGCTCGCAAAATGA